gccaaaatttagcgcgaggttggggcgttatttaacctccttcgcgacaagctagtatttcATGGTctgtaccaatagattccttttaaggttttctagtgtcatatgataccaggatcttcaatctcgctttaaagctgagcccgctacaacctcagaaagatcaattgcgttaatgtgttaaagaaataacTGGCGTTCAAACTAATTtttgttaacgcgttattatcgcgttaactttgacagcgctaatagtaatgaaaataatttgatccCTGAACTGATACAGGTGTCTGCTAACAATTTCCTCTTTTAATGTGGCATACTTATAGTATCTTACATCTACGTGTAAGTACATACAGGGTGCACTCTGTGTGCTTACTGACAGGGACACATTCCCTGTAGTTTGGGCGCTACACTACAGTTTGTCTCTAACAGCCTCTGGGATGTGCAGAGGAAGACCTCTGGTTTTCTTAGGGAAGGAAGAATTCCCAGAGGACACATGACATCTGTTGTGGTTTTCTTCCATGGAGACCTGCATCACCAGGCAGCACTCTCAGGTACAGCTGGTTTGTTGTTAGGTGAACCACGTAGTATTGCCTGATGCAGGTCAAAAAAGCTATTTGAATTACTGTCCAAGAAAGTGCAACGCTCACGCAGGAGGGAACAAGATCAAGAAGAGCAAAGGTCCCGCTCACTTAGAGAGATGTGTTAGTCGAAGGCTACTCTTTGGAGGATGGATAAAACAGGTGATGTTAGAATTAGAGGTAACCAATGGCAGAGACTGCTCAGGTGGCAACGGGGACAGAAAGTGACTGAGGAAGGAGAGGATGGAGTCAAGGATGAAGGGAAACCTAACACCAATCTGGATCTGAAGTCGAAAATTAAGTAAGTAATTAATGGATCATATTAATCATCTCGTAAAAGTAATTTTAGGTAATTAGAATCAGTGTGAGGACTTTTATTTAGACTTCATCACTTCTGAATTGGTGAAGAACTAACAAGCCTCTTGGATGAGCGAATAAATGTCATATAAGTCCAGCTAATGTACTCTAATAGAAAGCATTTTTATCCACAATAAGagcattttttttccaattgtATAATCttgtttttaatcttatttgttAGGGGATATAAAAAAGCATCTTACATCCTGTTTACAGGCAGGTGTTTAAGACCTTAAACAGGGGTAGGCAATATGGACACAATCCAATGTTCTGAGAATTACCACATGTTTTATGATACTCTATGTATCTAAGTATTCAGAATTACTTTATGAAAAACTATAATTATGTTCATCTCATTAGACAGATGATCCACACCTACTATAATTATCAAAAATATATGTGTTTTTCGAGTATTTAAGACATCATGCTGTGACAGATTTGGTAACATTTAGTTTATTATTCATATAGATATGAGAACCATAAACCACAATCTCTAAGTGACAGTTCTCCTCATCATCACGACTGATCACCCTCATTTCCCTCTCCCTTCTCTTCATCATCATTTCCCTCTCAGCTGGCCAGAGTGGGTGGTTGATCCGGCAGAGCATTTTTATTATGTCTGGCTTCAGGTCATGATCTTTCCCATCGTCTACAACTGGGTGATCATCATATTGAGGTACAAACATGGATGAATATCAAATAATAATCACAGATCTAAAAGCATATAACCTGTAATCATCTGACATTCATTGTGTGTTATTGCTTATGTATTCTCAGGACATGCTTCACTACAATTGCACTGAGCTACCTGCCTGTGTGGCTCACACTGGACTATCTGGCAGACCTCATGTATATGATTGACATGATCATCACCGTTCACACAggtgtaaatatttttttttatttttgctggtTTTGATTGAGACTTTGAAAAAGAATATAACTCTTAAAATTcaacttttatttttcacatgtGAAGTCAtacaaaatgtgaaatgtgaaaggAACACTAAGTTTCAGCCTAGTTGTAATGAACTGAAATAGCATTTTAATTTGTCAGCCATCATCAGTCAAAGCATTAATGCCACATTCGTGTCACGTGggaattaaaggtcccacattgtaaaaagtgcgattttcatgtttttttaaattataaagcaggtttaagtgctgtataaatattgtgaaagtatcgaaacgctcaatccacagacaaatacacacagcccgtattcagaaactgtgcctttaaacaagccgtcaggatttctgtaactttgtgatgtcacaaatatacaatatttagaccgtttcacagttttaaacgtaaacattctaaatgtgtcccagtttatttcatcttgcagtgtatgtgaatgacatcagctgacaggaagtaaacatggacccaagctgttgcttagcaactcaattctgttgaaatgcactaaaaccgagcgtttcagacagagggtaaatacaggcatattcagacagacagtaggaggaaaataaagggtttttgaacattaaaacatgtaaacatgttctagtagaaaccccaaatacaagtatggacctgaaaattagcataatatgggacctttaaaggtcttattgataacattttttgtagatgaataattaaaaaaaaaaagcctccacagagcttttagaaagatgCCAAATACGTATAAATAAGTATAGCTtttccaaaaaagaaaaattatgattgtgaattaataatcCAATTAAAGATCCAAAATGAATgtgttgtttatctctgtggacgATATCAGAAGTTTGGTTCCCACTTTTAACAAGTCTCGGCAATCACTTGttatgaagtgaatgcaatggaaccgGGGACCTGGAGagtgcaacatctagtggctgaatgttatcaatatcatcaatattatcaatagcacctttaaaactgGTAAATACCATTCACATCAACATCCAAATTGTAATTGAGACTGGGAAACTCAGATTTTTCTAGATCCTCTGATGTATctgatttggtgctaaataaTACAAAAGTAATTGAAAAAACCAACAGGCATGGCTGCCTCACATCAGCTCCAGTCCATTGTTCAGCATAATCAATAGATATAGTGTCACATTGACCATGCACACTATCGTAACTTTCACACGAGCAACGTCGCCACCAAACAATCATCTTGAGATGTTAGATGAATAGAAAGCTCGAAAGCCATGAATATGGGAAACTTTCCTGTCTCTAGCTCCCATTCAGGATGTCAAAGCAGTACTAACTCTTGCAAGTCAGGTGGGTTTTTATACTCCCGAATTGTTGGTGTCAACTTACGCTTTGACTTGGTAATTCTCCCAGTGTGTGAAGTGTACTCTGGGCTTTGTTAAACCTTGCTCTTCCCTCTCCAGGTTACTTGGATCAGGGCATCCTGATCAAGGACCTAACTCAGCTGAAGAAGCGCTACCTGCACTCTAAATGTTTCTTAAGGGACCTGGTTTCCCTGCTGCCCACCGACTTCCTCTACTTTGTCTTTGGCATCCAAACTCCGCTAGTGAGGATCAACCGCCTTATGCGTATGCCACGACTCGACGAGGCCCTGGATCGCATGGAGACGAGAACCTCCTACCCAAACACCTTCCGCATCTCCAAGCTCATGATCTACATCTTCGTGTTGATCCACTGGAATGCTTGTCTCTACTTTGCACTGTCCAACTACATCGGCTTTGGAAGTGATCGTTGGGTCTACCCCAACATCACCAACCCGGAGTTTGCCTCCATGCGTCGTCAGTACTTCTACTGCTTCTGGTTCTCTGCTCAGATTTTCACCACAGTGGGAGACACCCCCCTGCCAAAAAGGGAAGAAGAGTACCTGTTTATGATCGCAGACCTGCTCATTGCCGTGCTGGTGTTTGCATCGATTGTTGGCAATGTTGGCAACGTCATCACGAGCCTAAGGGACCGTGATAATGTCTTCTTCCCTAACCATGAGCTGGTAAGTTGGAAGACCTCAGTTTCTGAAAAGAGTCGTCTTTCTGTAATACATATGACACAAAGAAAAGAATGGCAGATGGCTTCAAggttctttttttcctctctcaggTGAAGGCTTACCTGCGTAGCCATCACATTAGCAAGGAGCTTCGACAGCGTATCGACAACTGGTACCAGCACCTTCACATCAACAAGAAGATCATGCGAGAGAATGAAATCCTGCAGCAGCTGCCCATCCACCTGAGGACAGAGATCGCTGTCAGCGTTCACCTTCCCACACTCTCCAAAGTAACCATCTTCCAGAGCTGTGAGACAAGTCTGCTGGAGGAGCTGGTGCTAAAACTAACACCTCAGGTCAGGGCTGGGAAAAAAGGGGGGACCTGCTACCTTCAGGTTCAACACTCAGTGGCTCAATGGAATATTCTTGTCATGTAGATTTGAATTCCAcctgattcaactgttatcaggccattaaataggcgttatcggtcgctacaagcaccatagatgtgggtcagtaggggcctactacgcctactaccttgtaaaagtgaaagcaaaacttaaaagcaacacattctgacatgttgtaaaactgctgaaacgttacgttttcaacacaaacaaaaaggcttctttaggtttaggcaacacaactacaacttctttaggtttaagtaACAACAccgtagttaagtttagggaaaaacattgtgttttggctaaaaatacctacgtttcaaaagtgaaagcgcAACCTAATGCtcatgaacacaaagacaacgacacgttgttggtttcacgcAGAATGTGAACCCCAGCCTCCTGGGTGATAGCCCTCTGTTTCGTGTCCCGTCCATCTCCCCCGACCTTAACCCCTTGCTGTCGTgctcttttataccttctttagGTGATCTACCacgtgaatagatgataaaacttACTATTggttgtagtaggcccctattgacccacatctatggtgcatATAGGGACCAGTAATGACTATTTAATgacctgacaacagtctaatcatcCCTGTTTCTTTGACTAGTTGATTACATCAGAAATGCTCTCAGAGAAGAATCGTATGAGGATGAAGAGGTTTCTCATGCTTTTTATCTTGCAGGTGTTCAGCCCAGGGGAGTACGTCTGCAGGAAAGGAGATGTGGGCCATGAAATGTACATTATCAAAGAGGGGAAACTTGCAGTCGTAGCAGATGACGGGGTCACAGAGTTTGCTGTGCTGAGTGAATCCAATTTCTTTGGGGAAATTAGTATCCTCAATATCAAAGGTATGTCAAATGTCTGCCTAATACTTTGCACACAGTCATACGGGATTATGTAGGTGAGGGGACATTTTTTGACACAATAcaaagcattttattttttttaaattacactCGTAATAGAGAGTTCAGTTGAGTCAACAGTGCAAAAAGGTAAAATACTAGACTGTAGATGCTTCTATCAGACACGCATGATTAGGTACCAAGAGAAGAGACATCATTCGAAATAACGGCGCAACAGTCCCGCCTTGAACAGGCTGTGTGAAAagaatcatgttcctctgcctcctcctagggctcctaatggcatttgcaagatttcaacgtgcccgaaggaaaacaaccaatcagagcagaggagtttacagctaaacagtacactgaaatatgtttctgaaaacaattgaggcgagaaatacggtgacagaatcttgattcatattcgatcagcgctgcctagtttgacggtttgatcggagttcacgagttcCGCAAGCAGTGATCGACAGCTGCGCTAGACActccttggctctgattggttgttttccttcgggcacGTTgacatcttgcagatgccatagGGAgtcgaagtcccgccccttccgggtGGACCAGAATGGGACCttatttaggaaaaaaatggtTATCAATgttgagagacaaatatttttttgatcctgtgCCATGACGCCACGTTCGTCAattcaaaacataattttgcaagtcaagaaagtctcagtttgtcgtaggttcatttagttttgtgtgaaaccgctcagtgaactatgtcattcgtctcgcacaatatacgtcaccaacactagctagctagctaacttagctatgttccacggaCAAATGTAatgttatctgacctgatgtgttttatccagcgactcctggtctttatATCAGCCAGGAAGCAAAAGAAAGAGCGAGACCTGTTACTGGTGTGAGaacatcccagtaggaaacatacaggcatcgtagcttcagcgagggagacgtcacttacgtaacttttgggtgtgtcgtctttctaattacgtattttcacagtcttgtACTTCAACAGTTTTGCAACAAACTgggactttcttgacttgcaaaattatgttttaaattgacaaacatcacatgtgtgattcatggcgtaattcaaacgggatcaaaaaaatatttgtctatcgccgttgactaccgttcatattttttccgaaataagtttttttacagattatctgtctcatgcactactgtcaggatatagggaCAGTTTTATAACCTTTTATCATACTTGCTCAAAGTTACTGAATGCAGATTAATGGCAGATACAAGAACGTTCCCCTAATGTTCctttaaactgtgaaatgggCTTGCTTTAGATAACAGAGCATGGGTTGGAAACACCATATCCTTTGTaatgatatatttttattttgaaaaaaaatctcactGAAGTTTTAAagaattcacaacatgtttccTTTTAGGTAATAGGTCAGGCAATCGCCGCACTGCCAACATCCGAAGCATCGGCTACTCCGACCTGTTCAGCTTGTCCAAAGAAGACCTGACAGACGTGTTGTCAGAGTTCCCTGCAGCCAAACGTCACCTGGAGGAGAAAGGCAGACAGATCCTCACCAAGATGGGCATGTTGGAGGAGGGTGGGGAgcaagaggagggggaggcagAGAAAGTGGAAATCAAGATAAACAGACTGGAGAGCAACCTGGAAATCCTGCAAACAAAACTGGCTCGGCTCATGGTGGAATTAGAGTCGAGCCACCGCAAGATGCAGGCCAGAGTGGAGCAGCTGGAGTGGGAGGTGGCAGCACTGGAGACTCAGCTACCAGACGatggggaaggagagagagaatacGGAAGAGGGGaaggggtgggaggggaggttggATGGGAGCGAGAGGAGGCAGAGGGACAGGCAGAGGAGGGTTCAGATCCAAATGTGAAAAAACAGGGACAGGGAGAAGATGGTAATGATGTGACCAAAGACGGAGATGGAGAGAGCACTAAAAGCACAAAAGAGGATGGGGAAGGGATGGTGGAGGGAGATAAATCAGGGATTAAAGATGATCAGGAAAAGGACAAAGATGATGGAGAGAACAACAGAGAGAAAGGGGATGATAGACCTGGGAAAGGAGATGGAGCTGAGATTGAACctgaagaggagaaa
This DNA window, taken from Sebastes fasciatus isolate fSebFas1 chromosome 14, fSebFas1.pri, whole genome shotgun sequence, encodes the following:
- the cnga4 gene encoding cyclic nucleotide-gated channel alpha-4 → MDKTGDVRIRGNQWQRLLRWQRGQKVTEEGEDGVKDEGKPNTNLDLKSKINWPEWVVDPAEHFYYVWLQVMIFPIVYNWVIIILRTCFTTIALSYLPVWLTLDYLADLMYMIDMIITVHTGYLDQGILIKDLTQLKKRYLHSKCFLRDLVSLLPTDFLYFVFGIQTPLVRINRLMRMPRLDEALDRMETRTSYPNTFRISKLMIYIFVLIHWNACLYFALSNYIGFGSDRWVYPNITNPEFASMRRQYFYCFWFSAQIFTTVGDTPLPKREEEYLFMIADLLIAVLVFASIVGNVGNVITSLRDRDNVFFPNHELVKAYLRSHHISKELRQRIDNWYQHLHINKKIMRENEILQQLPIHLRTEIAVSVHLPTLSKVTIFQSCETSLLEELVLKLTPQVFSPGEYVCRKGDVGHEMYIIKEGKLAVVADDGVTEFAVLSESNFFGEISILNIKGNRSGNRRTANIRSIGYSDLFSLSKEDLTDVLSEFPAAKRHLEEKGRQILTKMGMLEEGGEQEEGEAEKVEIKINRLESNLEILQTKLARLMVELESSHRKMQARVEQLEWEVAALETQLPDDGEGEREYGRGEGVGGEVGWEREEAEGQAEEGSDPNVKKQGQGEDGNDVTKDGDGESTKSTKEDGEGMVEGDKSGIKDDQEKDKDDGENNREKGDDRPGKGDGAEIEPEEEKEESSGERESEEGREKAEENVEMEQKDEGQKK